DNA from Toxoplasma gondii ME49 chromosome X, whole genome shotgun sequence:
TGTTTGAAAGAAAGGCAACACTTTTCAGGGTTTGTTTTCCGTTGCTCGGCGATTTTGCGTCGGAAAATTTCCAGAAGTCCTGTCTGTCGATCCATATCTGCGTTTCTTGTTGCGGCTTCCGCTGCCTGTCCCGCTTCACCCCACCTTCCGCTCGACAGAGCGCAGCGACTGCCTCGCCACCATGAGAGTTCCTGGATTTCCTTCCCTCACTTTCCGAGCAGACTCGTTACTCGTTCAGTGCTGCATCGCCGCATGCGTCTGGTAAGCCAACCGCGTTCATGTTTTGCCTTCC
Protein-coding regions in this window:
- a CDS encoding hypothetical protein (encoded by transcript TGME49_223485~Signal peptide predicted by SignalP 2.0 HMM (probability 0.822) with cleavage site probability 0.597 at residue 35); the encoded protein is MLRRPLFYGARRRCLKERQHFSGFVFRCSAILRRKISRSPVCRSISAFLVAASAACPASPHLPLDRAQRLPRHHESSWISFPHFPSRLVTRSVLHRRMRLVWTSRCSGRWAHVLAGTSARQESDASSQARF